The Phoenix dactylifera cultivar Barhee BC4 chromosome 12, palm_55x_up_171113_PBpolish2nd_filt_p, whole genome shotgun sequence genome has a window encoding:
- the LOC103713722 gene encoding OVARIAN TUMOR DOMAIN-containing deubiquitinating enzyme 3 — protein sequence MACGQRPSNEVLLQQLRDGTAEFELLAPPTSPASNSLRFFARISSSLGGSSPAMKKVEHHSIRKVTGDGRCMFRALVKGMANNKGLALSLAQERDDADELRMAVKEIICDSEDAERLQYEEALIAITVEESLKRYCKRIQHSDFWGGESELLVLSKLCHQPIIVYIPEHEHTMGRWGNGFIPIAEYGSEFGKKSRKGKQRMPVRLLYSGKNHYDLLV from the exons ATGGCGTGCGGCCAGAGACCTTCCAATG AGGTTCTTCTGCAGCAACTTAGAGATGGAACCGCCGAATTCGAGCTCCTCGCCCCGCCCACCTCTCCGGCTTCTAATAGCCTTCGATTCTTTGCCAGAATTAGCTCTTCTCT GGGTGGATCATCACCGGCGATGAAGAAAGTGGAGCATCATTCAATTCGGAAGGTGACCGGTGATGGCCGTTGCATGTTCCGAGCCCTG GTAAAAGGAATGGCGAACAACAAGGGACTTGCACTTAGCCTGGCTCAGGAGAGAGATGATGCAG ATGAACTGCGGATGGCTGTGAAGGAAATTATATGTGACAGTGAGGATGCAGAACGACTTCAGTATGAAGAAGCACTGATAGCAATTACTGTGGAAGAGTCTTTGAAAAG ATATTGCAAACGCATCCAACACTCTGATTTTTGGGGAGGAGAATCAGAATTATTG GTGTTGTCAAAGCTATGCCACCAGCCAATCATTGTCTATATACCTGAGCATGAG CATACTATGGGAAGATGGGGAAATGGCTTTATACCTATTGCTGAATATGGATCCGAGTTTGGCAAGAAGTCAAGAAAGGGGAAGCAGAGGATGCCAGTGAGATTGTTATATAGTGGAAAAAACCATTATGATTTACTTGTTTGA
- the LOC103713723 gene encoding protein GRAVITROPIC IN THE LIGHT 1-like produces MANKVTHISDLIHRVASSCLTHHLAGAHGLERCNGVDGETEEEEDAVEEEEEEEEIKEEEEEENGPKIWEEEKGAGPSRASASVREMETLMGEVFDAVSAVKRGYVSLQEAHCPWDPDKMRVADAAVVAELRRLGRLRDRFRRTGFGASAAAAAAPLREAVAPYEAALDDLKKELKAKEAEVENLKEKLRSTSNGGSGRKRRLHSSRRVGCISVLGAPAMPTPELFETYMKQVKSASKSFTAHLLSLMRSARWNIAATVRSIIEDGGGGGGVDGATDHNPAIAEMDPHHAKHALESYVNRKVFHGFENETFYIEGSLTSLLRPAEFRIDCFAQFKDMRGMDPAELLGVLPTCQFGRFAAKKYLAIVHPKMEESLFGGVEQRRKVMAGAHPRTGFYGEFLRLAKAVWLLHLLAFALDPAPNHFEASKGAEFHPEYMESAVRFAGGRFPPGWVVGFSVSPGFKLGNGSVVRARVYLVPRAHGM; encoded by the exons ATGGCGAACAAGGTGACCCACATCTCCGATTTGATCCACCGGGTCGCCTCCTCTTGTCTCACCCACCATCTCGCCGGAGCCCACGGACTCGAAAGATGCAACGGTGTCGATGGGGAaacagaagaggaggaggacgctgtggaggaggaagaagaggaggaggagatcaaggaagaagaggaggaggagaatggACCCAAAATCTGGGAAGAGGAGAAAGGCGCTGGTCCTAGTAGAGCGTCGGCGAGTGTGAGGGAGATGGAGACACTGATGGGCGAGGTGTTCGACGCGGTTTCGGCGGTGAAGAGGGGCTACGTCAGCCTCCAGGAGGCGCACTGCCCGTGGGACCCGGATAAGATGAGGGTCGCCGACGCGGCAGTGGTGGCAGAACTGAGGAGGCTCGGGAGGCTCCGGGATCGTTTTCGAAGGACCGGTTTTGgtgcctccgccgccgccgccgccgcgccGCTGAGGGAAGCGGTGGCGCCGTACGAGGCGGCGCTCGACGATCTGAAGAAGGAGCTCAAGGCGAAGGAGGCGGAGGTAGAGAACCTCAAGGAGAAGCTCCGGAGCACCTCTAACGGCGGTTCCGGCAGAAAGCGCCGGCTCCATTCCAGCAGGAGGGTCGGATGCATCAGTGTTTTAG GGGCCCCGGCGATGCCCACTCCGGAGCTGTTCGAGACGTACATGAAGCAAGTAAAGTCGGCGTCCAAGTCCTTCACCGCCCACCTCCTCTCCCTGATGCGCTCCGCCCGCTGGAACATTGCTGCGACCGTCCGGTCCATCATCgaggacggcggcggcggcggcggcgtcgaTGGCGCAACAGACCACAATCCTGCCATCGCCGAGATGGATCCTCACCACGCAAAGCACGCGCTGGAGTCGTACGTGAACCGGAAAGTCTTCCACGGGTTCGAGAATGAGACGTTCTACATCGAGGGGTCCCTCACGTCGCTGCTCCGCCCGGCCGAGTTCCGGATCGACTGTTTCGCCCAGTTCAAAGACATGAGGGGGATGGACCCGGCGGAGCTGCTGGGCGTGCTCCCCACGTGCCAGTTCGGCCGGTTTGCAGCCAAGAAGTATCTGGCCATCGTCCACCCGAAGATGGAGGAGTCGCTGTTCGGCGGCGTGGAGCAACGGCGGAAGGTGATGGCCGGGGCCCACCCGAGGACGGGGTTCTACGGGGAGTTCCTGAGGCTGGCCAAGGCGGTGTGGCTGCTGCACCTGCTGGCCTTCGCGCTGGACCCGGCGCCCAACCACTTCGAGGCGAGCAAAGGGGCGGAGTTCCACCCGGAGTACATGGAGAGCGCCGTCCGGTTTGCAGGCGGCCGGTTCCCGCCTGGCTGGGTGGTGGGGTTCTCGGTTAGCCCTGGGTTCAAGCTCGGGAACGGGTCCGTGGTCCGGGCGAGGGTGTACCTCGTCCCGAGAGCCCACGGGATGTGA